Proteins co-encoded in one Acipenser ruthenus chromosome 3, fAciRut3.2 maternal haplotype, whole genome shotgun sequence genomic window:
- the LOC117394543 gene encoding transcription factor 24-like: MQLYTSTLQTGNLKTELQPMESEKSPMESGNVSVKIMDESPGCSSNSSPDPDIDSLLSSDTRRSDPLTRNAGGRGRPAAANAARERNRVQTLRHAFLELQRTLPSVPPDTKLSKLDVLLLATTYIAHLTRTLQEEGMEEGEGTRHADVLHSLKGDGYLHPVKKWPMRSRLYIGATGQFLNNPGQAEYPVQGGASSTSQT, encoded by the exons ATGCAACTTTACACGAGCACATTGCAAACGGGAAACCTCAAA ACTGAGTTGCAACCCATGGAGAGTGAGAAATCCCCTATGGAGAGTGGGAATGTTTCAGTGAAAATAATGGATGAGAGTCCCGGTTGCAGTTCCAACTCGAGCCCCGACCCTGACATTGACTCGCTCCTTTCATCGGACACAAGGCGCTCGGACCCGCTCACACGTAACGCTGGTGGCAGGGGCAGGCCTGCAGCTGCAAACGCGGCTCGGGAGAGGAATCGAGTTCAGACACTGCGACACGCTTTTCTGGAACTGCAGCGAACTCTGCCCTCCGTTCCTCCAGACACGAAGCTGTCCAAACTCGACGTCTTGTTACTGGCCACCACATATATTGCCCATTTGACCAGGACCCTGCAAGAGGAGGGGATGGAGGAGGGCGAGGGGACCAGGCATGCTGATGTATTACACTCTCTCAAAGGAGACGGCTACTTGCACCCTGTAAAA AAATGGCCTATGCGATCCAGGCTGTACATTGGAGCTACAGGACAGTTTCTGAATAATCCAGGTCAGGCTGAATATCCAGTCCAGGGTGGAGCATCATCAACTTCACAGACTTAA